The Streptomyces aurantiacus genome includes a region encoding these proteins:
- the crcB gene encoding fluoride efflux transporter CrcB: MNWILVIAGGMVGAPLRYLTDRAVRSRLDCAFPWGTFAVNVAGCLILGALTGAAAAGAASSHLQLLLGTGLCGALTTYSTFSYETLRLAEDGARFHAAVNVIASLAVGLGAAFAGVSVAEALWA; the protein is encoded by the coding sequence GTGAACTGGATCCTGGTGATCGCCGGTGGCATGGTCGGCGCACCCCTGCGCTATCTCACCGACCGCGCGGTGCGGTCGCGGCTCGACTGCGCCTTCCCCTGGGGTACCTTCGCCGTGAACGTCGCCGGCTGTCTGATCCTGGGCGCCCTGACCGGCGCGGCCGCGGCGGGAGCGGCTTCCTCCCACCTCCAGCTGCTGCTCGGCACGGGCCTGTGCGGCGCCCTCACCACGTACTCGACGTTCTCGTACGAGACGCTGCGCCTGGCCGAGGACGGAGCCCGCTTCCATGCCGCGGTCAACGTGATCGCAAGCCTGGCCGTGGGACTCGGCGCGGCTTTCGCGGGGGTCTCGGTGGCCGAGGCTCTCTGGGCGTAG
- a CDS encoding FadR/GntR family transcriptional regulator — protein sequence MEAVLGHLRGAIERGDYAVGDKLPSEAELCRRLEVSRPVLREALRALQTMGLTVSRTGKGTFVLSSGPVEDPTFGDYAASDLMEVRRHVEIPVAGYAAVRRTPEDLDHLAHLLERMERETDTTAWVAMDTLFHLAVAQAAQNPVFRRVIEEIRDALARQSAFLNELGGRREQSNREHRAIVEALIDGSAHDATEAMAHHLDRVETTLTAIVRPERTDPAETPTEGEPPA from the coding sequence ATGGAAGCCGTGCTCGGGCATCTTCGCGGTGCCATCGAGCGCGGTGACTACGCCGTGGGGGACAAGCTGCCCTCCGAGGCGGAGCTGTGCCGACGGCTGGAGGTCAGCCGGCCCGTGCTGCGGGAGGCCCTGCGAGCGCTGCAGACCATGGGGCTGACCGTGTCCCGGACCGGCAAGGGCACGTTCGTCCTGTCGAGTGGACCCGTCGAGGACCCCACCTTCGGCGACTACGCGGCCAGTGACCTCATGGAGGTCCGGCGGCACGTCGAGATCCCGGTGGCCGGCTACGCCGCCGTGCGCAGGACGCCCGAAGACCTCGACCACCTGGCTCACCTGCTCGAACGGATGGAGCGCGAGACCGACACCACCGCATGGGTGGCCATGGACACGCTCTTCCACCTCGCCGTGGCGCAGGCCGCCCAGAACCCGGTCTTCCGCCGGGTGATCGAGGAGATCCGGGACGCACTGGCGCGTCAGTCGGCGTTCCTCAACGAACTCGGCGGCCGCCGCGAGCAGTCCAACCGCGAACACCGCGCCATCGTCGAAGCCCTCATCGACGGCAGCGCACACGACGCGACCGAGGCCATGGCACACCACCTCGACCGCGTCGAGACGACCCTCACCGCGATCGTGCGCCCCGAGCGCACCGACCCCGCGGAAACCCCCACGGAAGGCGAACCCCCGGCGTGA
- a CDS encoding nuclear transport factor 2 family protein: MHPFRKAVEDGDHAAVVDLLAEDVVFTSPVVFKPYAGKPITSAILGAVMHVFEDFRYIREIANPDGRDLALVFEARVGDRALQGCDFLHFDESGRIDDFTVMVRPLSAAQALQAAMAARFDAIAKEASGAS; this comes from the coding sequence ATGCACCCCTTCCGCAAGGCGGTCGAGGACGGCGACCACGCGGCCGTGGTCGACCTGCTCGCCGAGGACGTCGTGTTCACCAGCCCCGTGGTCTTCAAGCCGTACGCCGGAAAGCCCATCACCTCGGCGATCCTGGGCGCCGTCATGCACGTGTTCGAGGACTTCCGCTACATCCGCGAGATCGCGAACCCCGACGGCCGTGACCTCGCCCTCGTCTTCGAGGCACGCGTGGGGGACCGTGCTCTCCAGGGATGCGACTTCCTGCACTTCGACGAGAGCGGCCGGATCGACGACTTCACCGTCATGGTCCGCCCCCTGTCGGCGGCCCAGGCGCTCCAGGCGGCGATGGCGGCCCGCTTCGACGCCATCGCGAAGGAGGCGTCGGGCGCGTCCTGA
- a CDS encoding carbohydrate ABC transporter permease, translated as MSSLAVRKATPAARTTPGTAQGPPLRRRIALVPTVTLLIGALYCLLPVAWVVIAATKSGSELFSTFTFLPGTGFTENISDLNAYRDGVYWTWMGNSALYAGLGALLSTVVSAISGYALAIYRFRGRETIFSVLMAGVLMPPVILAIPQYLLMAEADLTDSYASVLLPLILSPYGVYLARIYAAAAVPADVVEAGRMDGASELRIFTRIALPMMVPGLVTVFLFQFVAVWNNFLLPYIMLSDDEKFPITLGLFTLLEQGANTPALYTLVITGALLAVVPLIALFLVIQRFWSLDLLSGAVKS; from the coding sequence ATGAGTTCTCTTGCCGTCCGCAAGGCGACTCCGGCCGCGAGGACGACACCCGGCACCGCCCAGGGGCCGCCGCTGCGCCGCCGGATCGCCCTCGTCCCGACGGTGACGCTGCTGATCGGCGCGCTCTACTGTCTGCTGCCGGTGGCGTGGGTGGTGATCGCGGCGACCAAGTCGGGCAGCGAACTGTTCTCGACGTTCACGTTCCTGCCGGGCACCGGCTTCACCGAGAACATCTCCGACCTCAACGCCTACCGCGACGGCGTGTACTGGACGTGGATGGGCAACTCCGCCCTCTACGCGGGCCTCGGCGCCCTCCTGTCGACCGTCGTCTCCGCGATCAGCGGCTACGCCCTCGCGATCTACCGCTTCCGCGGCCGCGAGACCATCTTCAGCGTCCTGATGGCGGGCGTGCTGATGCCGCCGGTGATCCTCGCGATCCCGCAGTACCTCCTGATGGCCGAGGCCGACCTCACGGACTCGTACGCGTCCGTCCTGCTGCCGCTGATCCTGTCCCCGTACGGCGTGTACCTCGCGCGGATCTACGCCGCCGCGGCCGTGCCCGCCGACGTGGTCGAGGCCGGGCGGATGGACGGGGCGAGCGAGCTGCGGATCTTCACACGGATCGCGCTGCCGATGATGGTGCCCGGACTGGTGACGGTGTTCCTGTTCCAGTTCGTGGCGGTGTGGAACAACTTCCTGCTGCCGTACATCATGCTCAGCGACGACGAGAAGTTCCCGATCACCCTCGGTCTGTTCACCCTGCTCGAACAGGGCGCCAACACCCCGGCCCTCTACACACTGGTGATCACCGGCGCGCTGCTCGCGGTCGTTCCGCTCATCGCGCTCTTCCTGGTCATCCAGCGGTTCTGGAGCCTCGATCTGCTGTCGGGAGCCGTAAAGTCGTGA
- a CDS encoding carbohydrate ABC transporter permease, producing MTSARRRSYGVKGAPYAHPSPTTTHERARSAPYLFLLPATILFALFFALPIGYAVWISLHKVQVKGLGLGAGARSEVWAGLENYTDSLTDSELLDGALRVLGYGAIVVPVMLGLALLFALMLDTDRVRLAPFTRLAIFLPYAVPGVVAAMLWGFLYLPDVSPFYFVLDKLGMPQPDLLDGGPLYLALSNIAVWGGTGFNMIVIYTALQAIPAEVYEAAKLDGATPLQIAIRIKIPMVAPSLVLTFFFSIIATLQVFSEPTTLKPLTNSVSTTWSPLMKVYQDAFGKGDIHSAAATAVIIAFVTLLLSFGFLRAANSRNKQEAAR from the coding sequence GTGACAAGCGCACGCCGGAGGTCGTACGGGGTCAAGGGGGCCCCGTACGCCCACCCGTCTCCCACCACCACCCACGAGCGAGCGCGAAGCGCCCCCTATCTCTTCCTCCTCCCCGCGACGATCCTGTTCGCCCTCTTCTTCGCGCTGCCCATCGGCTACGCGGTGTGGATCAGCCTGCACAAGGTCCAGGTCAAGGGCCTGGGTCTCGGCGCGGGCGCCCGGAGCGAGGTCTGGGCGGGCCTGGAGAACTACACCGACTCCCTCACCGATTCCGAGCTGCTCGACGGAGCGCTGCGCGTACTCGGGTACGGCGCCATCGTGGTGCCGGTGATGCTCGGGCTCGCGCTGCTGTTCGCGCTGATGCTCGACACCGACCGGGTCCGCCTCGCGCCGTTCACCCGGCTCGCGATCTTCCTGCCGTACGCCGTTCCCGGTGTCGTCGCGGCGATGCTCTGGGGCTTCCTCTACCTGCCGGACGTCAGCCCCTTCTACTTCGTCCTCGACAAGCTGGGCATGCCGCAGCCGGACCTGCTGGACGGCGGGCCGCTGTACCTCGCGCTGTCGAACATCGCGGTGTGGGGCGGCACCGGCTTCAACATGATCGTCATCTACACCGCGCTGCAGGCCATCCCGGCCGAGGTGTACGAGGCCGCGAAGCTGGACGGCGCCACCCCGCTGCAGATCGCGATCAGGATCAAGATCCCGATGGTCGCGCCCTCACTGGTGCTGACCTTCTTCTTCTCGATCATCGCCACGCTCCAGGTGTTCAGCGAGCCGACCACCCTCAAGCCGCTCACCAACTCCGTCTCCACGACGTGGAGTCCGCTGATGAAGGTGTACCAGGACGCCTTCGGCAAGGGCGACATCCACTCGGCGGCGGCGACCGCGGTGATCATCGCCTTCGTCACGCTGCTCCTGTCCTTCGGCTTCCTGCGCGCCGCGAACTCCCGTAACAAGCAGGAGGCAGCACGATGA
- a CDS encoding beta-galactosidase yields the protein MPETNPKGLTGLAFGGDYNPEQWPEDVWPEDVRLMREAGVTMVSVGIFSWALLEPSPGTYDFGWLDRLLDLLHENGIRADLGTPTVAPPAWFYREHPDALPVAADGTRYAFGSRGAICHSNPHYRSAAANITTQLATRYAEHPALAMWHVHNEYGVPVSACYCESCAAHFRRWLAGTYGTVDAVNEAWGTAFWGQRYADLDQINPPRVTPTVGNPAQALDYKRFADATMRENFVAERDILHRLSPGIPVTTNFMTALSQCDSVDYWAWGREVDLVSNDHYLITDGRRTHVNLAMAADLTRSVAGGAPWLLLEHSTSGVNWQSRNPAKAPGQMARNSLAHVARGSEGAMFFQWRQSRRGAEKFHSAMLPHAGTDSRVWREVVELGASVDSLSAVRGTRTRADAAVLWDWHSWWAQNLQWRPSEDHDPRERADAFYEALYDRHLTVDFAHPEADLSSYPLVVVPALYLMTEAAGLNLKEYVERGGTLVVSYFSGIVDEHDAVHDGPYPGPLRDVLGLTVEEFSPLLAGEQVRIAGLDGSDLCGDVWSEFVVPRGAETVWTYADGLTAGHPAVTRHRLGEGSAWYVSTRLAAQGLDALLGWAADDAGIAPRAELPRDVEVVRREGESGSFLFAVNHSGADAKVPLDAPGTELLTGERAAGCLAVPAGGVRVVRLDA from the coding sequence ATGCCGGAGACCAACCCCAAGGGCCTCACCGGGCTCGCCTTCGGTGGGGACTACAACCCCGAGCAGTGGCCGGAGGACGTGTGGCCCGAGGACGTCCGGCTGATGCGCGAGGCCGGCGTCACGATGGTCAGCGTCGGCATCTTCTCCTGGGCGCTGCTGGAGCCCTCGCCGGGCACGTACGACTTCGGCTGGCTCGACCGGCTGCTGGACCTGCTGCACGAGAACGGGATACGCGCGGACCTCGGCACGCCGACGGTGGCACCGCCCGCCTGGTTCTACCGCGAGCACCCCGACGCCCTGCCCGTGGCCGCCGACGGCACCCGCTACGCGTTCGGCTCACGCGGCGCCATCTGCCACAGCAACCCCCACTACCGGTCGGCCGCCGCGAACATCACCACCCAGCTCGCCACCCGGTACGCCGAGCACCCCGCCCTCGCCATGTGGCACGTCCACAACGAGTACGGCGTCCCCGTGTCGGCCTGCTACTGCGAGAGCTGCGCCGCGCACTTCCGCCGCTGGCTCGCCGGGACGTACGGAACGGTCGACGCGGTCAACGAGGCCTGGGGCACGGCCTTCTGGGGCCAGCGGTACGCGGATCTCGACCAGATCAACCCGCCGCGCGTGACCCCCACCGTCGGCAACCCGGCCCAGGCGCTCGACTACAAGCGGTTCGCCGACGCCACCATGCGCGAGAACTTCGTGGCCGAGCGGGACATCCTGCACCGTCTCTCGCCCGGCATCCCGGTCACCACGAACTTCATGACTGCCCTCAGCCAGTGCGACTCCGTCGACTACTGGGCGTGGGGCCGTGAGGTCGACCTCGTCAGCAACGACCACTACCTGATCACCGACGGCCGCCGTACGCACGTGAACCTCGCCATGGCCGCCGACCTCACCCGGTCCGTGGCGGGCGGCGCCCCCTGGCTGCTGCTCGAACACTCCACGTCGGGTGTCAACTGGCAGAGCCGCAACCCCGCGAAGGCGCCCGGCCAGATGGCCCGCAACTCCCTCGCCCACGTGGCCCGGGGTTCCGAAGGCGCCATGTTCTTCCAGTGGCGGCAGTCGCGGCGCGGCGCGGAGAAGTTTCACTCGGCGATGCTGCCGCACGCCGGCACCGATTCGCGCGTCTGGCGTGAGGTGGTCGAACTCGGCGCGTCCGTCGACTCGCTCAGCGCGGTGCGCGGCACCCGCACCCGGGCCGACGCCGCCGTGCTGTGGGACTGGCACTCCTGGTGGGCCCAGAACCTCCAGTGGCGTCCGAGCGAGGACCACGATCCGCGCGAGCGCGCCGACGCGTTCTACGAGGCTCTCTACGACCGCCACCTCACGGTCGACTTCGCCCACCCGGAAGCCGACTTGTCGTCGTATCCCCTTGTCGTCGTGCCCGCGCTCTACCTGATGACGGAGGCCGCCGGGCTGAACCTCAAGGAGTACGTCGAAAGGGGCGGCACGCTCGTCGTCTCGTACTTCTCCGGCATCGTCGACGAGCACGACGCCGTGCACGACGGCCCGTACCCCGGCCCGCTGCGGGACGTACTCGGTCTGACCGTCGAGGAGTTCTCCCCGCTGCTCGCGGGCGAACAGGTCCGTATCGCCGGACTCGACGGCTCCGACCTCTGCGGTGATGTGTGGAGCGAGTTCGTGGTGCCGCGCGGAGCCGAGACCGTGTGGACGTACGCCGACGGGCTGACCGCCGGGCACCCGGCCGTCACCCGGCACCGCCTCGGTGAGGGGTCGGCCTGGTACGTGTCCACGCGACTGGCCGCCCAGGGGCTCGACGCGCTCCTCGGCTGGGCCGCCGACGACGCCGGGATCGCGCCGCGCGCCGAGCTGCCGCGGGATGTCGAAGTGGTGCGGCGGGAGGGCGAGTCGGGCTCGTTCCTCTTCGCGGTCAACCACTCCGGTGCCGACGCCAAGGTGCCGCTCGACGCGCCCGGCACCGAGCTGCTCACCGGTGAACGGGCCGCGGGGTGCCTGGCGGTGCCCGCGGGAGGCGTACGGGTCGTACGGCTCGACGCCTGA
- a CDS encoding AMP-binding protein, translating to MYYPLTVRDFLDRAAHVYPDRVAVVDEPEQPGPGLGEPTYRELAALARAQAARLDQLDVPVGGRVAVVSQNSARLLTSFFGVSGWGRVLVPVNFRLTRTEIDYIVRHSGASVVYADPSCADVLDSLDVKHRFVLGDDENLFLHGAEPREWAEPDEGATASVNYTSGTTARPKGVQLTHRNLWLNSAVFGLHTTISDRDVYLHTLPMFHANGWGMPYGVTGVGGRHIVLRQIDGAEILRRVEGHGVTLMCAAPTVLNAVLDAAADWDGEIPGRDRVRIVCAGAPPPTRTIERVTVELGWEFIQIYGLTETSPLVTVNRGRAEWDDLDPADRARRLGRAGVPALGVRVDVDADGEVLTASNHNLDGYWDQPEETAKAQAGGWFHTGDGGHLDDEGYLVISDRKKDVIISGGENVSSIEVEDVITSHPAVREVAVIGIPDARWGELVTALVVTDGSGVTAEELIAHCRTRLAGFKTPKRVDFVESLPRTATGKLQKFKLREPFRRD from the coding sequence GTGTACTACCCGCTGACCGTCCGTGACTTCCTCGACCGCGCGGCCCACGTCTATCCGGACCGCGTCGCCGTCGTCGACGAACCGGAACAGCCCGGGCCCGGCCTCGGCGAGCCCACGTACCGGGAACTGGCGGCGCTCGCCCGCGCCCAGGCGGCCAGACTCGACCAGCTGGACGTCCCGGTGGGCGGCCGGGTCGCGGTGGTCTCACAGAACTCGGCGCGTCTGCTGACCTCGTTCTTCGGGGTCTCCGGCTGGGGGCGAGTCCTCGTTCCGGTGAACTTCCGGCTCACCCGGACCGAGATCGACTACATCGTCCGGCACTCCGGCGCCTCGGTCGTCTACGCGGACCCCTCCTGCGCGGACGTCCTCGACTCCCTCGACGTCAAGCACAGGTTCGTACTCGGCGACGACGAGAACCTCTTCCTGCACGGGGCCGAGCCGCGGGAGTGGGCGGAGCCGGACGAGGGCGCGACGGCCAGCGTCAACTACACGTCCGGAACCACCGCCCGCCCCAAAGGGGTTCAGCTCACGCACCGCAACCTGTGGCTGAACTCGGCCGTGTTCGGTCTGCACACCACGATCAGCGACCGTGACGTCTATCTGCACACGCTGCCGATGTTCCACGCCAACGGCTGGGGCATGCCGTACGGCGTCACGGGCGTCGGCGGCCGGCACATCGTGCTGCGGCAGATCGACGGCGCCGAGATCCTGCGCCGCGTCGAGGGGCACGGCGTCACCCTGATGTGCGCGGCGCCCACCGTCCTGAACGCCGTGCTCGACGCGGCGGCCGACTGGGACGGTGAGATCCCCGGCCGCGACCGGGTCCGCATCGTCTGCGCGGGCGCCCCGCCACCGACACGCACGATCGAGCGCGTGACGGTCGAGCTGGGCTGGGAGTTCATCCAGATCTACGGCCTCACCGAGACCTCGCCGCTCGTCACGGTCAACCGCGGGCGCGCCGAGTGGGACGACCTGGACCCCGCCGACCGGGCCCGAAGGCTCGGGCGGGCCGGCGTGCCCGCCCTCGGCGTACGCGTCGACGTGGACGCGGACGGCGAGGTGCTGACCGCCTCGAACCACAACCTCGACGGCTACTGGGACCAGCCCGAGGAGACGGCGAAGGCCCAGGCGGGCGGCTGGTTCCACACCGGGGACGGCGGACACCTCGACGACGAGGGGTACCTGGTGATCTCCGACCGCAAGAAGGACGTCATCATCTCCGGCGGTGAGAACGTCTCGTCGATCGAGGTGGAGGACGTCATCACCTCGCATCCCGCCGTGCGTGAGGTCGCGGTGATCGGCATCCCGGACGCCAGGTGGGGCGAGCTGGTGACCGCGCTCGTGGTGACGGACGGGTCCGGTGTCACCGCCGAGGAGCTGATCGCCCACTGCCGTACGCGGCTCGCCGGATTCAAGACGCCCAAGCGGGTCGACTTCGTGGAGTCGCTGCCCCGTACGGCGACCGGGAAGCTGCAGAAGTTCAAGCTGCGCGAGCCGTTCCGGCGGGACTGA
- a CDS encoding glycoside hydrolase family 53 protein: protein MFHPRRTLKALLLPLAAGLALTALPAQSASAASTLTNAGFEANGTGTASPTGWSTYSAGGQNAASFTESGGHGGSYRLTHYSASAYKVETYQYLSGLTNGSYKLTAWVRSGGGQNSAHIALKNCGGAEQRTDLPVSSSGWIRIVTPVTVTNNQCTISVSSDAKAGNWINVDDLTFTSGTAGLPVKGSDVSSLAKSEAKGGVYKNSSGTTGDALAILKSAGQNYARLKVWVNPADGYNNKARVLAMAKRVKAQGMKLLVDFHYSDTWADPGAQSKPAAWSGHSYSQLKTDVYNHTYDILNALKAQGTTADMVQVGNEINGGMLWNEGSTSNWPQLAGLLNSGYDAVKAVSSGTTVALHLAKGGDLSGTRWWFDSAVSNGVKFDVIGLSYYGYWHGTLADFQTTLDDAAARYGKPVYLAETAYPFRLDSKDSHENIIDLSGELVPGYAASTAGQTQWMKDVASIVEAVPNGRGLGIFYWESTWTAVTGNGWDPTDPSSGNGWENQALFGYDNKALPAMAWFSHR from the coding sequence ATGTTCCATCCCAGACGCACACTCAAGGCCCTGCTCCTGCCGCTGGCAGCCGGACTGGCCCTCACCGCACTGCCCGCGCAGAGCGCGAGCGCGGCCAGTACCCTCACCAACGCCGGCTTCGAGGCGAACGGAACCGGCACGGCGAGTCCGACCGGCTGGTCGACCTACTCCGCGGGCGGCCAGAACGCCGCCTCCTTCACGGAGTCCGGCGGCCACGGCGGCAGTTACCGGCTGACGCACTACTCGGCCTCCGCCTACAAGGTCGAGACCTACCAGTACCTGTCGGGCCTCACGAACGGCTCGTACAAGCTCACCGCCTGGGTGCGCTCGGGCGGTGGCCAGAACTCCGCCCACATCGCGCTCAAGAACTGCGGCGGCGCGGAACAGCGCACGGACCTGCCGGTCTCGTCCAGCGGCTGGATCCGGATCGTCACCCCCGTCACGGTGACCAACAACCAGTGCACGATCAGCGTCAGTTCCGACGCGAAGGCGGGCAACTGGATCAACGTCGACGACCTGACCTTCACGTCCGGCACGGCGGGCCTGCCCGTCAAGGGCTCCGACGTGTCGTCGCTCGCCAAGAGCGAGGCCAAGGGCGGCGTCTACAAGAACAGCTCCGGCACGACCGGTGACGCCCTCGCCATCCTCAAGTCCGCCGGGCAGAACTACGCCCGTCTCAAGGTGTGGGTGAACCCCGCCGACGGCTACAACAACAAGGCGCGCGTCCTCGCCATGGCCAAGCGCGTCAAGGCGCAGGGCATGAAGCTCCTCGTCGACTTCCACTACTCGGACACCTGGGCCGACCCGGGCGCCCAGTCCAAGCCCGCCGCCTGGTCAGGACACTCCTACAGTCAGCTGAAGACCGACGTCTACAACCACACGTACGACATCCTCAACGCGCTGAAGGCACAGGGCACCACGGCCGACATGGTGCAGGTCGGCAACGAGATCAACGGCGGCATGCTCTGGAACGAGGGCTCGACCTCGAACTGGCCGCAGCTCGCCGGGCTCCTCAACTCCGGCTACGACGCGGTCAAGGCGGTCAGCTCCGGCACGACCGTGGCCCTGCACCTCGCCAAGGGCGGCGACCTGTCCGGCACCCGCTGGTGGTTCGACAGCGCGGTGTCGAACGGCGTGAAGTTCGACGTCATCGGCCTGTCCTACTACGGCTACTGGCACGGAACGCTCGCCGACTTCCAGACCACCCTGGACGACGCGGCGGCCCGCTACGGCAAGCCGGTGTACCTCGCCGAGACGGCCTACCCGTTCCGGCTGGACAGCAAGGACTCGCACGAGAACATCATCGACCTCTCCGGTGAGCTCGTCCCCGGCTACGCGGCCTCGACGGCCGGCCAGACGCAGTGGATGAAGGACGTCGCGAGCATCGTGGAGGCCGTGCCGAACGGCCGTGGTCTCGGGATCTTCTACTGGGAGTCCACCTGGACGGCGGTGACCGGCAACGGCTGGGACCCGACGGACCCCTCCTCGGGCAACGGCTGGGAGAACCAGGCCCTGTTCGGTTACGACAACAAGGCGCTGCCCGCGATGGCGTGGTTCAGCCACCGGTGA
- the crcB gene encoding fluoride efflux transporter CrcB, with protein sequence MTTPHSKAADEPAALRAPARRPSVWRGQGPAVAVVAAGGAIGASARYGASLLWPWRTDGFPWTTLWVNVVGCFVIGVFMVVVTEVWAAHPLVRPFFGTGVLGGFTTFSTYAVDIQKLVGAGHPRTALAYLAGTLLAALAAVWLAVFSTRRALVRGRRR encoded by the coding sequence ATGACCACCCCCCACTCCAAGGCGGCGGACGAACCCGCGGCCCTCCGCGCACCCGCCCGGCGGCCCTCGGTGTGGCGAGGGCAGGGGCCGGCCGTGGCAGTGGTCGCGGCGGGCGGCGCGATCGGCGCCTCGGCGCGCTACGGAGCCTCACTGCTGTGGCCCTGGCGGACGGACGGCTTTCCCTGGACGACGCTCTGGGTCAACGTCGTCGGGTGCTTCGTGATCGGCGTCTTCATGGTCGTCGTCACGGAGGTGTGGGCGGCCCACCCGCTGGTGCGGCCCTTCTTCGGCACCGGTGTGCTCGGCGGCTTCACCACCTTCTCGACGTACGCCGTCGACATCCAGAAACTGGTCGGGGCCGGCCACCCCCGCACCGCCCTCGCCTATCTCGCCGGCACCCTCCTCGCGGCGCTCGCGGCGGTCTGGCTCGCGGTGTTCTCGACGCGCCGCGCCCTGGTCCGCGGGCGGCGGCGATGA
- a CDS encoding extracellular solute-binding protein: MPHTKLRRLVTISVAVTLGATALAACGSSDDGSDDDNGAGSGPVSLTYWSWTPGMDKVADLWNDGPGKKDQIKVTVKKQASGDTLVTKILTAHKAKKAPDLVQAEYQALPTLVSNDALADIAGDVDGVKDKFAEGVWQQTTLGSDAVYAIPQDSGPMMFYYRQDLFKKYGLEVPQTWEQFAQTARALKKKSPGTDLTTFSANDSGLFAGLAQQAGAKWWTTEGQKWKVGIDDAPTQKVADFWGGLVEEGAIDNQPMYTPAWNKALNTGKQIAWVSAVWAPGTLTTAAPDTKGKWAMAPLPQWSATDDVTGSWGGSSTAVTTDSKHRSAAAKFATWLNTDPQALTALAKEGGIYPAATTAQTSDAFAEPPAFFSNQPDFYTRASSIAKTTAPSAWGPNVNVAYTTFKDAFASAAKNKSDFGAALKTMQDDTVADLEKQGFEVAE, encoded by the coding sequence ATGCCACACACGAAGCTGCGTCGCCTCGTGACCATCTCGGTCGCCGTCACACTCGGCGCCACCGCTCTTGCCGCCTGCGGCTCCTCGGACGACGGCTCCGACGACGACAACGGGGCCGGTTCGGGTCCGGTCTCGCTGACGTACTGGTCCTGGACGCCGGGCATGGACAAGGTCGCCGACCTGTGGAACGACGGCCCGGGCAAGAAGGACCAGATCAAGGTCACGGTCAAGAAGCAGGCGTCCGGCGACACTCTGGTCACCAAGATCCTCACGGCGCACAAGGCCAAGAAGGCCCCGGACCTGGTCCAGGCCGAGTACCAGGCCCTGCCGACACTGGTCAGCAACGACGCACTCGCCGACATAGCCGGCGACGTGGACGGCGTGAAGGACAAGTTCGCCGAGGGCGTCTGGCAGCAGACCACACTGGGCTCGGACGCGGTGTACGCGATCCCGCAGGACTCCGGGCCGATGATGTTCTACTACCGCCAGGACCTCTTCAAGAAGTACGGCCTCGAAGTCCCCCAGACCTGGGAGCAGTTCGCGCAGACCGCCCGCGCGCTGAAGAAGAAGTCGCCGGGCACGGACCTGACCACCTTCTCCGCCAACGACTCCGGTCTCTTCGCCGGACTCGCCCAGCAGGCGGGTGCCAAGTGGTGGACGACCGAGGGCCAGAAGTGGAAGGTCGGCATCGACGACGCGCCCACGCAGAAGGTCGCCGACTTCTGGGGCGGCCTCGTCGAGGAAGGCGCGATCGACAACCAGCCGATGTACACGCCGGCCTGGAACAAGGCGCTCAACACCGGCAAGCAGATCGCCTGGGTCAGCGCGGTCTGGGCGCCGGGCACCCTCACCACCGCCGCCCCCGACACCAAGGGCAAGTGGGCGATGGCCCCGCTGCCGCAGTGGTCCGCCACCGACGACGTCACCGGCAGCTGGGGCGGTTCGTCCACGGCCGTCACCACGGACTCGAAGCACAGGTCGGCCGCCGCGAAGTTCGCCACCTGGCTGAACACCGACCCCCAGGCGCTGACCGCGCTCGCGAAGGAGGGCGGCATCTACCCGGCCGCCACGACCGCGCAGACCAGTGACGCCTTCGCCGAGCCGCCGGCGTTCTTCTCGAACCAGCCGGACTTCTACACCCGGGCGTCCTCCATCGCGAAGACCACCGCGCCCTCCGCGTGGGGACCGAACGTGAACGTCGCGTACACCACGTTCAAGGACGCCTTCGCCTCGGCCGCGAAGAACAAGTCGGACTTCGGCGCCGCCCTGAAGACCATGCAGGACGACACCGTCGCCGACCTCGAGAAGCAGGGCTTCGAGGTCGCGGAGTGA